A stretch of DNA from Oryza brachyantha chromosome 9, ObraRS2, whole genome shotgun sequence:
AGAACATATCAGAAGTATAATCCAATAGAGAAATTGGCATGTCTTCTTCTGCATAACAGTTGCCTGAAATGCACAAACAACGTCAACATTGTTCGCATTCGTAACGACCCCCCAAAAGAATGGTTTTTACTATTCTGCCTACTGTTTGCTCTCCATTCCTATTCCCCACGGATCACATCTACCGACTAGCGATTCGGATCAGCTCGACCAGATACGCGGGAAAGGGCGAGTAGCAGACGGGCAGAGACGTACCTCGAGCTCGGCTGACTTCATGGCGATGGGGATGCAGACGAGGAAGACGCCGAACATGGCGATGGCGGTGTTGCGGCGCCAGTGCACGGGCCGGCAGTAGGGCCCGCCCGTCATGCTCCATACCTTCTGCCGGAAgtcgccaccgccgtggccgtggccgtgccCGCCATGGTCGCcgcccatcgccgccgccgccgcttgtgCTGCTCGGATAATCAGATCGGGATGCGAGTGTAGATGGTGTTGAGCCGGACGGAGAATTGGGGATTGTGTTGTGCACAGCGTTTTTGCACAGGACACCCcgctattttctatatttacaCTTTAAAGctatttcagaaaaaaaaaagaactcccACAACCATGGAACCTTTCAAAATTGGTACACTTGTGTTGTTTTGTGccaatttttatattgttttttgcACATATGTTTTCTCAAcaactaaatgatatattaagtttatcatctaagtatattttcagttttatagtagttattctatagtttatatattaaatagttaatagaaaatagataatctttcattgataataaaacatagcCTTAGAGTTCCATTTTGAATAATAAATGAGGATTGCCTACATGTACTTAGCCGAGCCAGGCTGCCACGAGTCATCCAACCTAGAGCATGTCGtgtcatttgatttattgGTTGATTGTATAAGAGGGTTGGTCACACACTAATGTTGTTTGGTTAGTGGGGTTTTATGAAAGAGCCTTCCTCGATCTCATGACAATCCACAAACAACGACTGGGCTCATCACTCACCTTTGCCATCGTGCTGGCGTGGCTGTTGGATCTAGTAGCTATAAAGTATGTCTTTTACATCTGGCCAAACAAGAGGTGAATCACACGTAGACAATTAAGGTTGGCAACAATAAGAAGAGGAAAGTGGTTATGCAAATGGCGGCCTCTCATCTTCAAGCATTTCCGTGAGCTTTGTTGttaggctactaatttgttacatgtttttatatggctatcaaatttgactagtCAAAGGTTTGTGGTTGTTTGATCTGAACTTTGATGCACCAAATCTAGTGGCTATAAGGGAAGCAATATTGTGTCCTTCACAAAATAGAGGAGGATTCAGCTAGATCACGAGTCATTGAGCTAAGATGATATGGGAGCATAAATAAGAAGCAAGGTGAGCAGGGCAATGGACAATGACCCTAGCAAGTTTGAACCGCAACGACTGCACAGCTGCATGTGCGAGTGCAAGCAAATGTTGTTCACTTACACATAAACGAGTCAGGCTCACGAGCAAGGCTTGATATTTGTGTTTCCGTAGGGTTGGCATTGTGGTGTTCTTTTGCATGTACTTAGCTAGGGATGAACATAAGTCAAGCTACAATAATCTGTGGCCGACTCTAAtacaactaaataaactaaatttttatttgtttaatatcaacttatttaattagcTAACTAGATCGACCCTAAATTATCCCTAGACCGATGTGTGTAATTCCCTACACTTTAGCCAATCGTGAGTGGAAGAGCGGGATGCCAAAATGACCACGACATTGTATCCCATGTGTTGGTTAAGAACCAAACAAGCCCATAGAGTTTTGTAGCTGACTTTCATCTCTTGATCATGTGTGGAATGGAAGAGGCTATTTATGGGTTTATTAGGGGTAATTAAGAAATCGAATGTAAATTGTCATATTTATGGGTTTAattaacaattttaaaatatg
This window harbors:
- the LOC107304932 gene encoding uncharacterized protein LOC107304932: MGGDHGGHGHGHGGGDFRQKVWSMTGGPYCRPVHWRRNTAIAMFGVFLVCIPIAMKSAELEQRPHHPVRPIPSQLWCKNFGKKEY